A stretch of Prunus dulcis chromosome 6, ALMONDv2, whole genome shotgun sequence DNA encodes these proteins:
- the LOC117629725 gene encoding wound-induced protein 1-like, whose product MGIDQDEISTETTTLGELLVAENIGSRHRKVVKALYKALALKDTSTTSKLVAPDLEWWFHGPRHCQHMMRMLTGESRHVEFKFRPRSITPVGDRVVAEGWEGSKAYWAHVWSVKEGMITQLREYFNTWVTVIVGNSEVEDEMMKLWQSDPRERSQRSLPDIVLAI is encoded by the coding sequence ATGGGGATTGATCAGGATGAAATCTCCACGGAAACCACGACTCTCGGGGAATTATTAGTGGCGGAAAACATCGGATCCCGACACAGAAAAGTTGTCAAGGCGCTCTACAAGGCCTTGGCACTGAAAGACACTAGTACCACCTCAAAGCTCGTGGCTCCGGATCTTGAGTGGTGGTTCCATGGACCGCGGCATTGCCAGCACATGATGAGGATGCTGACCGGAGAATCGAGACACGTGGAGTTCAAGTTCAGGCCTCGGAGCATCACGCCCGTTGGTGACCGAGTGGTGGCGGAGGGATGGGAAGGATCGAAGGCGTACTGGGCGCATGTGTGGAGCGTCAAGGAAGGGATGATCACTCAGTTGCGTGAGTATTTCAACACGTGGGTGACGGTGATTGTTGGGAATTCAGAAGTTGAGGATGAGATGATGAAGCTGTGGCAGAGTGATCCTAGGGAGCGGTCTCAACGCTCATTGCCAGATATTGTACTAGCGATATGA